Proteins encoded in a region of the Acidobacteriota bacterium genome:
- a CDS encoding 50S ribosomal protein L25: MPISVTLEAETRATRGKGPARQMRLAGRIPATLYGARQEAISLSVDPKAVGRILHSESGHNTIFNLAVAGGETTAVMVVDWQREPLKGHLLHVDLKRIAMDQAIRVRIPVHPQGEAVGVKTQGGILELVTREIEIECLPSDIPEQVLVDVSNLSIGQTLRVSDLQVGANRRVLTEADRVVVHVIAIKEVVEPTPAEAAATTAEPEVIKKGKAEEEPGAEKAAEKGSEKGAEEKKEKKK, from the coding sequence ATGCCGATTTCTGTAACTCTCGAAGCCGAAACCCGCGCCACGCGTGGTAAAGGTCCGGCGCGCCAGATGCGCCTCGCCGGCCGCATCCCGGCGACCCTCTACGGCGCCCGCCAGGAGGCGATCAGCCTCAGCGTCGACCCCAAAGCCGTCGGCCGCATCCTCCATTCCGAGTCCGGACACAACACCATTTTCAATTTGGCCGTCGCCGGCGGCGAAACCACCGCCGTCATGGTGGTCGACTGGCAGCGCGAGCCGCTGAAGGGCCACCTCTTGCACGTCGATCTCAAGCGCATCGCCATGGATCAGGCCATCCGCGTGCGCATTCCCGTGCATCCCCAGGGCGAGGCTGTGGGCGTCAAGACCCAGGGCGGCATTCTCGAACTGGTCACCCGCGAAATCGAAATCGAGTGCTTGCCCAGCGACATCCCCGAGCAGGTGCTGGTGGATGTCTCCAATCTTTCCATCGGTCAGACCCTGCGGGTCTCCGATCTGCAGGTCGGCGCCAACCGCCGCGTGCTGACGGAAGCCGATCGCGTCGTCGTCCACGTCATCGCCATCAAGGAAGTGGTTGAGCCCACGCCGGCGGAAGCTGCCGCCACTACGGCTGAACCGGAAGTCATCAAGAAGGGGAAGGCTGAGGAAGAGCCCGGCGCCGAAAAGGCCGCCGAAAAGGGTTCCGAGAAGGGAGCCGAGGAGAAGAAGGAGAAGAAGAAGTAG
- a CDS encoding type II toxin-antitoxin system prevent-host-death family antitoxin: MTTVGLRELKNRLAEYIREVRAGGAVVVTDRGVVVAEIVPPGGVVARAAATPGLAALAARGEVTLGAPNDPSVYPELPPLLRPGRAAELLDEERGER; this comes from the coding sequence ATGACGACGGTGGGGTTGCGAGAGTTGAAGAACCGGCTGGCTGAATACATCCGCGAGGTGAGAGCGGGTGGGGCGGTGGTGGTGACCGATCGCGGGGTGGTGGTGGCGGAAATCGTGCCGCCGGGAGGGGTTGTGGCCCGTGCGGCCGCGACCCCTGGGCTGGCGGCGCTCGCCGCGAGGGGAGAGGTGACGCTGGGCGCGCCCAATGACCCGAGTGTCTACCCGGAGCTTCCCCCGCTGCTGCGTCCGGGCCGAGCTGCGGAATTGCTTGACGAGGAGCGCGGGGAGCGTTGA
- a CDS encoding ribose-phosphate pyrophosphokinase, producing the protein MATSPMKVAQSADKADKTQPSRGPRKAHPDDKLKIFSGTSNPALTAEICNHLGIEPGQCRLTRFSDGENYVQILENVRGADVFVVQPTCDPVDIHLMELLLMIDALKRASARRITAVIPYFGYARQDRKDKPRVPISSKLVADLLTTAGAHRALLMDLHAPQIQGFFNIPVDHLFASPVLVDCFRRMDLPDLTIVSPDAGGVERARFFAKKLDAALAIVDKRRVAMDVSEVMNVIGDVQDRTVVILDDIIDTAGTLVKTADAMIRNGAKRVLACASHAVLSGPAVERLEKSPIERVVVTNSIPLPETSQARARIQVLSIAGLMAAAIRSIHDETSVSLLFV; encoded by the coding sequence ATGGCTACCAGTCCTATGAAAGTGGCGCAATCGGCAGACAAGGCGGACAAGACGCAGCCCTCCCGCGGCCCGCGCAAGGCGCACCCGGACGACAAGCTGAAGATCTTCAGCGGCACCTCCAATCCCGCGCTCACCGCCGAGATCTGCAACCACCTCGGCATCGAGCCCGGCCAATGCCGCCTCACCCGCTTCAGCGACGGCGAAAACTACGTTCAGATCCTCGAAAACGTCCGCGGCGCCGATGTCTTCGTCGTCCAGCCCACCTGCGATCCCGTGGATATCCACCTGATGGAGCTGTTGCTGATGATTGACGCGCTCAAGCGCGCCTCCGCCCGCCGCATCACCGCCGTCATCCCTTATTTCGGCTATGCCCGCCAGGATCGTAAAGACAAGCCCCGCGTGCCTATCTCCTCCAAGCTGGTCGCCGATCTGCTCACCACCGCTGGCGCCCACCGCGCCCTGTTGATGGACCTGCACGCCCCCCAGATTCAGGGCTTTTTCAACATCCCCGTCGATCACCTCTTCGCCTCGCCCGTGCTGGTCGACTGCTTCCGCCGCATGGACCTGCCCGATCTCACCATCGTCTCCCCCGATGCCGGCGGCGTCGAGCGCGCCCGCTTCTTCGCCAAGAAGCTCGATGCCGCCCTCGCCATCGTGGACAAGCGCCGCGTCGCTATGGACGTGAGTGAAGTCATGAACGTCATCGGCGACGTGCAGGATCGCACCGTCGTCATTCTCGACGACATCATCGACACCGCCGGCACGCTGGTGAAAACCGCCGACGCCATGATCCGCAACGGCGCCAAGCGCGTGCTCGCCTGCGCCTCCCACGCCGTTCTCAGTGGTCCCGCCGTCGAGCGCCTCGAAAAATCGCCCATCGAGCGCGTCGTCGTCACCAATTCCATTCCCTTGCCCGAGACTTCGCAGGCGCGGGCGCGCATCCAGGTGTTGAGCATCGCCGGTCTGATGGCCGCCGCCATCCGCTCTATTCACGACGAGACCTCGGTCAGTTTGCTGTTTGTTTAG
- the rpsR gene encoding 30S ribosomal protein S18, translating into MTDGKRPTSGPAGRSSSGGPKKQFTRRRKVCKFCVDRIDKIDYKDYRLLQQFVAERGKIVPRRITGTCTQHQRHLTRAIKQARQIALLPFAAEI; encoded by the coding sequence ATGACTGATGGAAAACGCCCTACCTCCGGTCCCGCGGGCCGCAGCAGCTCCGGAGGCCCCAAAAAGCAATTCACCCGCCGCCGCAAAGTTTGCAAGTTCTGCGTCGATCGCATCGACAAGATCGACTACAAAGATTACCGCTTGCTGCAGCAGTTTGTCGCCGAGCGCGGCAAAATCGTTCCCCGCCGCATTACCGGCACCTGCACCCAGCACCAGCGTCATCTCACCCGCGCCATCAAGCAGGCGCGCCAGATCGCCCTGCTGCCCTTCGCCGCGGAGATATAG
- a CDS encoding PIN domain-containing protein: MNVYAESSAVLAWLLGEALTAQVREVLQRAEIVVASELTLVEVDRVLVRSLALGESTEAATAARRAQMQEAASRWQVLHVTDGIMARARRAFPSEPVRTLDALHLASALEAAAAVSGLELLSLDARVRRSGELLGFRLQPLG; encoded by the coding sequence TTGAACGTTTACGCGGAGTCGAGCGCTGTGCTGGCGTGGCTGCTCGGTGAGGCGCTTACTGCGCAGGTACGCGAGGTACTGCAGCGCGCCGAAATTGTTGTCGCGTCGGAACTTACGTTGGTGGAAGTGGACCGGGTGCTGGTACGCAGTCTAGCGTTGGGCGAGTCGACCGAGGCAGCAACCGCAGCGCGGCGCGCTCAAATGCAAGAGGCCGCCAGCCGCTGGCAGGTACTCCATGTGACTGACGGGATCATGGCACGAGCGCGGCGGGCGTTCCCCTCCGAGCCGGTGCGAACGCTGGATGCGCTACACCTGGCTTCGGCGCTCGAAGCCGCCGCAGCCGTGAGCGGCTTGGAGCTATTGAGCCTGGACGCGCGGGTGCGGCGGTCGGGGGAGTTGCTTGGGTTCCGGCTGCAGCCGCTGGGTTAG
- a CDS encoding replication-associated recombination protein A, giving the protein MSLFESQGGPAAPPPLADRMRPQRLEELVGQQHLLGPGKPLRVQIERDQLGSILLWGPPGVGKTTLARIIAVQTRRRFVPFSAVTSGIKEIREVMAAAERAQAAGQRTILFVDEIHRFNRAQQDAFLPYVESGAITLIGATTENPSFEVNSALLSRARVYVLEALGDADLEALLRRAIGDRERGVLAERSEVRELLVGEPELRRMAAFANGDARVALNLLEVAASGATPDAEGRIEITAELLDATLQHKALLYDAAGEQHFNLISALHKSVRNSDPDASLYWLARMLESGEDPMYVARRMVRMASEDIGLADPRALEQTLAARAAVEALGMPEAAMALAQACVYLALAPKSNALYTAYGKVLEDVHATRAEPVPLHLRNAPTGLMKGLGYGRGYQYAHDLEAKVAAMECLPDNLRGRRYYEPGEQGWEKRIRERLEELEKTRRPDTDR; this is encoded by the coding sequence ATGTCGTTGTTTGAATCACAAGGCGGACCGGCGGCCCCGCCGCCGCTGGCGGACCGGATGCGGCCGCAGCGGCTGGAGGAACTGGTGGGGCAGCAGCATCTGCTGGGGCCGGGCAAGCCGCTGCGGGTGCAGATCGAGCGGGATCAGTTGGGATCGATTCTGCTCTGGGGTCCGCCGGGGGTGGGCAAGACGACGCTGGCGCGAATCATTGCGGTGCAGACGCGGCGGCGGTTCGTGCCCTTCAGCGCCGTGACCAGCGGGATCAAAGAGATCCGGGAGGTGATGGCGGCGGCGGAGCGGGCGCAGGCGGCGGGGCAGCGGACGATTCTGTTCGTGGATGAAATCCACCGCTTCAACCGCGCGCAGCAGGATGCGTTTTTGCCCTACGTCGAGAGCGGGGCGATTACGCTGATCGGGGCAACGACGGAGAATCCGAGCTTTGAGGTCAACTCGGCGCTGCTGTCGCGGGCGCGGGTGTATGTGCTGGAGGCGCTGGGTGATGCCGATCTGGAGGCGCTGCTGCGGCGCGCCATCGGCGACCGCGAGCGGGGCGTGCTGGCGGAACGGAGCGAAGTGCGCGAGTTGCTCGTGGGCGAGCCGGAGCTGCGGCGGATGGCGGCGTTTGCCAACGGGGACGCCCGCGTGGCGCTGAACCTGCTGGAAGTCGCGGCCAGCGGAGCGACGCCGGATGCCGAGGGGCGGATCGAAATTACGGCCGAGCTGCTCGATGCGACGCTGCAGCACAAGGCGCTGCTCTACGACGCCGCGGGCGAGCAGCACTTCAACCTGATTTCGGCGCTGCACAAGTCGGTGCGCAACAGCGATCCCGATGCCAGTCTGTACTGGCTGGCGCGGATGCTGGAGAGCGGCGAGGACCCGATGTACGTGGCGCGGCGGATGGTGCGCATGGCGTCAGAAGACATCGGGCTCGCCGATCCGCGCGCACTGGAGCAGACGCTGGCGGCGCGGGCGGCGGTCGAGGCGCTGGGGATGCCGGAAGCGGCCATGGCGCTGGCGCAGGCGTGCGTGTACCTGGCGCTGGCGCCCAAATCGAATGCGCTCTACACCGCCTACGGCAAGGTGCTGGAGGATGTGCATGCGACGCGCGCCGAGCCGGTGCCGCTGCATCTGCGCAACGCGCCGACGGGGCTGATGAAGGGCCTGGGCTACGGCCGCGGCTACCAGTACGCGCACGACCTGGAGGCGAAAGTCGCGGCGATGGAATGCCTACCGGACAACCTGCGCGGGCGGCGCTATTATGAACCCGGCGAGCAGGGCTGGGAAAAGCGCATCCGTGAGCGACTGGAGGAATTGGAGAAAACGAGGCGGCCCGATACCGACCGGTGA
- a CDS encoding alpha/beta fold hydrolase, whose translation MSSAMLPAMKRILCLAGLLAALAFTLSAQQRLPRVNWPTTEGDYVIHNFRFADSEVLPSLRLHYTTLGHLQKNAAGVATNAVLIIHGTGGTGHQFLSPIFADPLYGPGEPLDIRNHYIILPDLIGHGESSKPSDGLRAKFPHYGYHDMIRATHALLTQHLGVNHLRLVMGTSMGGMQSWMWPEMYPTFMDASMPLASEPAQIAGRNPLPA comes from the coding sequence ATGAGTTCTGCTATGCTGCCCGCTATGAAGCGCATACTTTGCCTGGCCGGCCTGCTCGCCGCCCTCGCCTTCACCCTCAGCGCCCAGCAACGCCTCCCGCGCGTCAACTGGCCCACCACCGAGGGCGACTACGTCATCCACAATTTCCGCTTCGCCGATAGCGAGGTCCTGCCCTCGCTCCGCCTTCATTACACCACGCTCGGCCATCTCCAGAAGAATGCCGCAGGCGTTGCCACCAACGCCGTCCTCATCATCCACGGCACCGGCGGCACCGGCCATCAGTTCCTCAGCCCCATCTTCGCCGACCCGCTCTACGGCCCTGGCGAACCGTTGGACATCCGCAATCACTACATCATCCTGCCCGACCTCATCGGTCACGGAGAATCCAGCAAGCCCAGCGACGGCCTACGCGCCAAGTTCCCGCATTACGGCTACCACGACATGATCCGCGCCACCCATGCCCTGCTCACCCAGCACCTCGGCGTCAACCATTTGCGCCTGGTAATGGGCACCTCCATGGGCGGCATGCAGAGCTGGATGTGGCCGGAAATGTACCCCACTTTCATGGATGCCTCCATGCCCTTGGCCAGCGAACCCGCCCAGATCGCCGGCCGCAATCCCCTCCCTGCGTAG
- a CDS encoding 50S ribosomal protein L9, with translation MEIILKEDVLKLGRKGDVVKVADGYGRNFLLPQRLAIAANPANLRNIEQMRASAARREARDRDAALALAAQLAQVKLVFERRAGEKDALFGSVTSMDIMHSLAERGFDLERRKIDLPDPLKSLGDHKVTLHLFRDVKAELAITIARESTGDESAADAAPTPEA, from the coding sequence ATGGAAATCATTCTCAAAGAAGATGTCTTAAAGCTCGGCCGCAAAGGCGACGTGGTCAAGGTCGCCGACGGTTACGGCCGCAACTTCCTCCTGCCCCAGCGCCTGGCCATCGCCGCCAACCCCGCCAACCTGCGCAACATCGAGCAGATGCGCGCCTCCGCCGCCCGCCGCGAAGCCCGCGACCGCGACGCCGCCTTGGCCCTCGCCGCTCAGCTCGCCCAGGTCAAACTGGTCTTCGAGCGCCGCGCCGGCGAAAAAGACGCCCTCTTCGGCTCCGTCACCTCGATGGACATCATGCACTCCCTCGCCGAACGCGGCTTCGACCTCGAACGCCGCAAGATCGACCTTCCCGACCCGCTCAAATCCTTGGGCGACCACAAAGTCACCCTCCACCTCTTCCGCGACGTCAAAGCCGAACTCGCCATCACCATCGCCCGCGAGTCCACCGGCGACGAATCCGCCGCCGACGCCGCCCCCACCCCCGAAGCCTAG
- the rpsF gene encoding 30S ribosomal protein S6 has translation MNRTYEVIFIVRPDLVDEEADQLVAGFESAANASGATVRKVDKLGRRRLAYRVRGFREGNYVLFELESAGSEPIGELQRRLRIAEPVIKYLAVRTDELEKRLEKRRRHRAARLERRPARPESAGHADDDPAAAMEGRGEGEGDGALAS, from the coding sequence ATGAATCGAACCTACGAAGTGATCTTTATCGTGCGCCCCGACCTGGTGGACGAAGAAGCCGACCAACTGGTCGCCGGCTTCGAATCCGCCGCCAACGCCAGTGGCGCCACCGTCCGTAAAGTCGACAAGCTCGGCCGCCGCCGGCTCGCCTACCGCGTGCGCGGCTTCCGCGAGGGCAACTATGTCCTGTTCGAGCTGGAATCCGCCGGCTCGGAACCCATTGGGGAGCTGCAGCGCCGCCTCCGCATCGCCGAGCCGGTGATCAAGTATCTCGCGGTGCGCACCGACGAGCTGGAAAAGCGGCTCGAAAAGCGCCGCCGTCATCGCGCCGCCCGCCTCGAGCGCCGCCCCGCGCGTCCCGAGAGCGCCGGCCACGCCGATGACGATCCCGCCGCCGCCATGGAAGGTCGCGGCGAAGGCGAAGGCGATGGAGCCCTCGCCAGCTAA
- a CDS encoding aminoacyl-tRNA hydrolase, with amino-acid sequence MPASPDPDAPYLVVGLGNPGAEYEATPHNFGFMVVDELARRAGVRLRTRECQALTARGQLQGKPVWLAQPLTYMNLSGDAIAQLIGKEAVADLLVVCDELDLPFGTLRLRERGSAGSHNGLRSVVARLGTTEFARLRLGIDPGHPIADRVEFVLHRWSKAQTQEALQTAATAADVVELVLKDGIAAAMTRYNVKQRETE; translated from the coding sequence ATGCCGGCGAGCCCTGATCCCGATGCGCCGTATCTGGTGGTGGGACTCGGCAATCCGGGAGCCGAGTATGAGGCGACGCCTCACAACTTCGGTTTCATGGTGGTAGACGAATTGGCGCGCCGCGCCGGCGTCCGGCTTCGCACCCGCGAATGCCAGGCGTTGACAGCACGCGGGCAGTTACAGGGCAAGCCCGTATGGCTCGCCCAGCCGCTGACCTATATGAATCTCAGCGGCGACGCCATCGCCCAGTTGATCGGCAAGGAAGCGGTGGCGGATTTGTTGGTGGTTTGTGATGAGCTGGATCTGCCTTTTGGCACCCTCCGGCTCCGGGAGCGCGGCTCGGCCGGCAGCCACAACGGCCTGCGGTCGGTGGTCGCGCGTTTGGGAACGACGGAGTTTGCGCGGTTGCGCCTGGGCATCGACCCCGGCCATCCGATTGCGGACCGGGTGGAGTTTGTGCTGCACCGCTGGAGCAAGGCGCAGACGCAGGAAGCCTTGCAGACCGCGGCCACCGCGGCCGATGTGGTGGAGTTGGTTTTGAAAGATGGCATCGCCGCGGCGATGACACGGTACAACGTGAAGCAGAGAGAAACAGAATGA
- the ispE gene encoding 4-(cytidine 5'-diphospho)-2-C-methyl-D-erythritol kinase: protein MYATAHAYAKINLGLKILARRSDGFHELRTVFQTISLADRLELTLHRGRGVTLTTTGLPIPTGRANLAVRAAELAAHRFAIPGAIAITLHKLIPLGAGLGGGSSDAAAVLRMLARAARRPPALGDLLALARELGSDVPLFLLGGTVLGLGRGDEVYALPDLAPWHCILAMPRSASTSGLATPAAFADWDRRHRAQLTEKVRSSTLMEFCSLVDQVLPAFRTLRNRGSQEPKVHAGIENDFLAGVLSLSPDFPRIHRQLCRTSAAWVGLTGSGAAQFGLFSRAEPAKAVATALARRHCTWRARFVPRRVVQHGVQFES, encoded by the coding sequence ATGTACGCCACCGCCCACGCCTACGCCAAGATCAATTTGGGACTGAAGATCCTCGCCCGCCGTTCCGACGGCTTTCACGAGCTCCGCACCGTCTTCCAGACCATCTCCCTCGCCGACCGCCTCGAGCTAACCCTCCACCGTGGCCGCGGCGTCACCCTCACCACCACGGGCCTGCCCATCCCCACCGGCCGCGCCAATCTCGCCGTCCGCGCCGCTGAGTTGGCAGCCCATCGCTTCGCCATCCCTGGCGCCATCGCCATTACGCTCCACAAGCTAATCCCTCTCGGCGCCGGCCTCGGCGGTGGTTCCAGCGATGCCGCCGCCGTTTTGCGAATGCTCGCCCGCGCCGCGCGCCGCCCTCCGGCCCTCGGCGACCTGCTCGCCCTCGCCCGCGAGCTCGGCTCCGACGTGCCCCTGTTCCTCCTCGGCGGCACCGTTCTCGGCCTCGGCCGTGGCGATGAAGTCTACGCCCTGCCCGATCTCGCCCCCTGGCACTGCATCCTGGCCATGCCCCGCTCCGCCAGCACCTCGGGTCTGGCTACCCCTGCCGCTTTTGCCGACTGGGACCGCCGCCACCGCGCCCAATTGACGGAAAAGGTCCGTTCCAGTACACTAATGGAGTTCTGCAGCCTGGTTGACCAGGTGCTGCCGGCGTTCCGCACGTTACGGAACCGCGGCTCGCAAGAGCCGAAAGTCCATGCCGGAATCGAGAACGACTTCCTCGCTGGAGTCCTCTCTCTTTCCCCAGACTTTCCGCGCATTCACCGCCAGCTTTGCCGCACCTCCGCCGCCTGGGTCGGGTTGACCGGCAGCGGAGCCGCTCAGTTCGGCTTGTTCAGCCGTGCCGAGCCGGCCAAAGCCGTGGCCACAGCCTTGGCGCGCCGCCATTGTACTTGGCGTGCGCGCTTCGTGCCCCGCCGCGTGGTTCAGCACGGTGTGCAGTTCGAGAGTTGA